A genomic region of Carettochelys insculpta isolate YL-2023 chromosome 7, ASM3395843v1, whole genome shotgun sequence contains the following coding sequences:
- the SNCG gene encoding gamma-synuclein encodes MDVFKKGFSIAKEGVVAAAEKTKQGVTEAAEKTKEGVMYVGAKTKEGVVHSVSSVAEKTKEQANVVSEAVVASVNTVANKTIEGTENIVATTGIVKKEEISHPENPAEEEPPAEAMKTTGEDENEGN; translated from the exons atGGATGTCTTTAAGAAAGGTTTCTCCATTGCTAAAGAAggtgtggtggctgcagcagaAAAGACCAAACAGGGAGTGACTGAGGCTGCAGAGAAGACCAAAGAGGGTGTGATGTATGTAG GTGCCAAAACCAAGGAAGGGGTTGTGCACAGTGTGAGTTCAG TTGCTGAGAAAACCAAAGAGCAGGCCAATGTGGTGAGTGAAGCTGTGGTGGCCAGCGTGAATACAGTGGCAAACAAGACCATCGAAGGAACAGAGAACATTGTAGCCACAACTGGGATAGTTAAAAAG GAGGAGATATCTCACCCAGAGAATCCTGCAGAAGAAGAGCCCCCAGCAGAAGCCATGAAAACCACTGGAGAG GATGAAAATGAAGGGAATTAA